tttataaattttatccacttagattatatttgacaagaCATTTCAGAtagtttttattagttaaaaaacttgtttttcaatccaataaatatattatttttagtagCGTCTGaccttttttgaaatattatttaaagtaatattttttaaaatattaacttctaattttttatatttttttatttttatcctaaatATATTGatcctattttttattactttttttttaaaaataaatcatgattttattatttttctatcattttatactttttaattactttaataattagttttacctaatacatataatttaataaattaattttttaatttttaattaaatttttaactaattttactcAACATAACCTAAGTGTTTGATAAGAGACTTGAAAAATTTATAAGCTTCTTTGACTAGCTTGTAAGCTAGTTTGAAAAAGAGTATATACTCATTCCTAGATCTAGTCATATATACACCACtttgtgtaaaatatttaaagactGCTGTTGGCGTATATGTTATATGTTAGTTAAGTGATATACCTGTAAAAATTTATACAACATTGtattttgtgtatatatatttatctttctcATTCtgtcatttattatattttaaattcaaatttatcttttttttttcagtgtcTCCCtcagttatttattttattgtttaatttattttacaagtaTAATTTCTCCATATGTAATGTAGTAAAATGCGACAACCAATTATTTTACACATCAATAAACGTGATATGCAATGTGTATCATTTTGCAAATACGTGCTTTATTTATCACAATTAACCACACTAGATAAAGGAAATTAGAGGGAAATGGAGTAAGGTTAACAAACTGAATCCATTATCATCTATCGATCTTTATTTACATTATAATCTaataacattaataattaaaaatttagagaatccgaaaaattaataagtactttttttttatgagaattgATATCAGCATCTTATTAATAAATCCATTATCAAAGTCCAACTATAATATGGAATACTTAATACATATATGAGATGTCTATATATACCAAACTTCATAACACCAACGAAGTACTATTGTTTTTCCTTCACTGAATTGAAagtatcaaaaaaaaaaaaaaagaaccaaaggGAACTGTTCTCTTTCAAATCACCTACAAAAAACAAAACGTCTCAAAAGGGACGTCAACACACCTCAAATTAACAAAAAGAggtgtgaaaaaaattaaaaagaatgaaCAAGTGAAATGAGAACAGAAACAAGTATATTGACCTTACAACACAGTATATTCAAGCATTTTAGTATCCATACTCGTAATCTAGTAAAAGGGTAGTGGGGTCTTCTGAAATGAGAAAAGAATCAACAGAATCCACACCAAAGGCTGCTGATTCAGTCCTTGAAGAAGGTACTAGTACTGAGTCACAGCAACCAGTGCACACAAACAGTGGTGGCACTGTCTCAGAATCATCAATGCCATAGCACCGAGTGTGCTGCCACACTTCACAAATGTCACAAGCCACCATTCTCTCCCCATCATCATCTTGAGCTCCACACTCACACCTCACCTTCCAGTTATCAGCAGACTCAGATTCACCCTGATACTTCAAAGGGGTCAATAAATCAATAGCAATTCCCCTCACACAAAGTTCCACACCAGATTGGATTAGTCCAAACAACACTTCCTCATCACTCACATCCATGAGTTCCTTAATGTCTGTCACTATAAGCCTCTCTGCAATGCAGTAAGTGTCCCTCAGAGCAGCCTCAGCAGCTCTCTTCAAGTCCCCAACTGTTGCATGCAGTGGAACCACCACAACTTCACCACATGCTAGACCCTTCAGCTCATGTTTTTTGTCCACAAAATTTGGTTGCAAGCGGCAAATGAATGTCAATACCTGCTCCTTCATTTCATCCCTCACTGGCCACTCCTTCACAAAGTATCTGCTGTCTAGAATTGTCTGAACTGCTGTGTCCACAGCTTCCGAATCAGGGTAACCCAATAGCACATTCTTGTACAAAAACAATGCATCACTGTACACATCATTACCAAGCATCCAAGATGACTCTACTACTTGTTGATCTGCATGAGCCATCACCTCAGGCTTGTTCTCTTCAGGGGCTTTGGACCCCTTGCCAAGATCATGAATAGTGTACTCTAGGATTCTAGTTGATGGATTCACCATGCGACGAACAACGTAGTTTCCAATAATCACATTGTTGAGTGACTTAAGCACATAGTCAAGTAAGCCTGTGTCCCCAATGTGTAGTCTAGCTGCATCTCTCACATCTTGCCTTGTCATCCCACCTGAGCCTAGTTTCACAGTCTTGTTCTCTTTCAGTGCATCCACAATCACTTGAGCTGCAAACTCTAGTCTCCTTGTGGGCCATCTGCTATCCATGTTAGTCACTGCACTACTGAACTTCTTGTACCTCACAGATTTTTCCTTCATGGAATTTGATCTGTTTGGAAGTGTGtgtttggttgaatttcttgagGTTAACGCTGAAGAAGTAGAATCAGAAGCAGCAGAATAAGTGTCTGTTATCTTAGGCACAGGAGCACGAGAAGACTTGACAGTAAGCATAAACCTTAGAAGATCCCTGAGTGAGATAATATGAGTCTCACTCATATCTCTATAGCACCGAATAATTTGCTGGATTTCTGTCTTGTACTTTGTCTCGCTCAAATCTTTTACAATCATGTCAAGCCCCAAGGAACCAAGCATTGTCATTGCTTCATTGTATTCTCGCTCTCTCACTCCAGAGCTTCCACGGCAAAACCTATAACCCCACCTACCAAACCAGGAGTGTCCATAAGCAACTCCATGAAGTAAGCGAAGATCCATAGACCTCTTACAAGAAACATCTTCCACAGCAATTTTCCTGCCATACATAGCCAGTATCCAAATAAATATTGATCCTTGAATGTTTAAGAAATTAATGTAACACAACTTGAATGAAGATGAATGTTGAGTACTTGAGTTGTTCATTACCTCGCTCGGAGGTTTGTGCATATCCTATCCCAAAGATCGATGATCTCTCTGCCACTAAGAATCTTGGAGCCTCCTTCAATGCCATTGACACAAAGCAAATGCCCATACCCATTGCAATGAATCACTCCATGCAACAGATGCTTCTGATTGTCTATTGAATCTTCATCTAAGGGTTTATGCCACCCATTGTCCATGGGGATTATAAAATGATACCTTCTCTTTGGTACAAAATGTCCACTCCAACCTATCAATTATTGACCATAAAAAGCCAAATATTAATATCGGCATCAATAGTAACCCATTatccaaaaattcaaaatcatcaaacaTTCTACCAacccttttttataaaaaatcaatatttttggaaaactagtcataaaaaaatgtttctgttttcatttctaATCACAGAATTCAAATATTCACtgtttctattttcaaaagtCTGTATCAAACAATCATCTGATCAAATGAGAAGAGTTGTTCCTGTACAAACAAAGCCACATATTAGTATCAGTATCGATAATAACCCTATACCTATTCAGTTTCTAAAACCCAAGCAGAATCAGAAGTGATCAAAATCATCAAACTTCGTACCAAACGTTTTCAGAGTAAATCAACATTTTGGAAAACTTGTCAGAAGAAAAtgcttctgttttcatttttaatcacaaaatgtcacattgtttctattttcaaaagtCTCTATAGTCTATACCAAACAATAATCAGAAATCAATGAAAAGTGTTTTTCCTTTCCAAACTCTTAAAaaccataaattaaataaaaaaaagtatccgTTTTGTAACTCAAAATGataaccaaaaattaaaataaacattttctcAAACAACCCAAACCACTAAGCGACCCTTCTCAACAAACATCAGCTAAGTCTACCCTacgatagaaaaaaaaatcctaaattgGAAACAGCCCACATCACCATCCATGTAAAAATCACGATCCACATTGGCACCCGAAACAGATATAACTCAATCACGACGAAAACAAACCACAAaacacgtaaaaaaaaaaaaaaaccttttcagaAACACGCAACAAAATGCAATCACACGCAtttcaaaaatcaaactaaaaaccCAAACTTGAGCAAACCCCATTTCAAGAATCAGCAACCAAACCAAACCGAACCCAACAAGGCGAAATCGGAAACGAACCTACGCAGCGGCAGTGATCGCAGAAGGGGTGGGAAGAGTGGTCGACGTGTTCTTCGATGGTGTAAAGAGGAGCCATAGCGTTTGAGTTGTCGTGGATGAGAAGGATGCACCATAAGGGGTTCCCGGAGACAGTGTAACCTTCGAGTTCGCCAGCATTTTGAAGGAAAACGCGAACGTTATCGCGAAAGGGACCCGAAGGTGCAATTGGAACAACACCAGGGTCGCCGAACGAGTTGAACCTGAAAAACTTCGGCAACCGTTTACGCTTCTTGCAGGCTTCGATCAGAGCGAAAGACATTGCTGCTGATTATGATGATGGGAAAATGGTTTCGGCTTCGATTATGATCTCTCTCGCATCGTGTTTTCATGCGAAGAGGAAGAACAGGGCtcaatatagagagagagagagctttaACTGAACAAACTGATTCGGTTGAAGTGTTGGCGCCTTTAAAAAGTTGAATTGCATTTGGGGGTAGTGTAGGTAGGGGCACACGATTGTAACGGTGGAGGGGATCACGGGAATCGTTGATGACTTTATTTTTACCATCGACGGTGAGAAACGAGTAGAGAAATGAAGTGAATGGTCCAATTGTTCTTTTATGGTCAAAACTTAGATAGAGATACGCAAttaatgcacttttttttttttaaatgtatttgatGAGTTTTAGTTGTATACTGACCTCCCTTTGGGtcggtgaaaaaaaaattataaggagatgaatattttgaatttgaaattaaatggaagagataaaaataattatctgatTAACACAATTTGAGTGATTTgtgtttcttaattaaaaaaattcaaatagtaTAGgatttgaatcttgatctttcTAACATTGAATAATACAtcattatttatcttttctctcATCTTTACTAAACATGTGATCAAAAGACAAGAAAATTAGAATAATAATGTTTACTATAAAAAAGTagaacctaattaaaaaaatagaatttagaaCACAGTAAAGTGTTAAATATAttctattaaataataaaaaatattaaatgactttttgtttttttatatgataagcattttttttcattttttttctatttttaaatttttaccatATAttgcaataaataattttgtaacatTGTGTCATGTATGCATCATACTAGTAATTTAAGAAGTGGGGAACAATACTGGTTGCACTCGGTATAGGAGTATGAATGCTGATTGTTTGCCATtagattaatcaatttttttgggtacaaGTTTAATCAAACTAATTGTTCTTAAGGGTGTATAGGAGTATGAATGCTGATTGTTTGCCATtagattaatcattttttacaagtttaatcaaattaattgttcTTAAGTGTGGGACATTTGAATTCTACACTTTCCATTTTGAATCTTGCATCTCCCAATTTTTAAATATCCTCAAATTATCTTTTTCATATTATACCTTTTCTCTTCCTTAGCATGCTACTTTACAAGGTAGTCCATTTGTTCTCGTACTCCATCTATGTTTTTAGTTTACGAGGGAGTTCATTTGTTCTCGTACTCCATCTATGTTTTCTCCGTCGTTAGGTCTTTCTCTTCATTTCCATTTGTGTCAACTGTGTCATTGATTTCTTCTAGTTGCACAACTCTAGTCAGGTTGGGTTGACGTGCAGGTGCATTTTCtcccaattttttaaaattaagcttTTGTTTTGTGGACAATCCTTTCTAGAAGAGGAATGGTGGCAACCGTATTCAAGACAAGTATTTTAGAAGCTACTATTTTGGTTATAGAATGGTCATTCTAGAAcacaatttttgtttcaaaaatagGCGTTCTATAATGGTAAAACAAAGCTTTTGAAATACCTGTTTTGgaagtatatatttttgttcaagAACATGCAATCCACATTGTTGATAGCATTTTTCAAAACACCTATTCTAGAAGCATATTTTATGTTGTCTGGAAAGTCTATTCCAAAACTCAATTAGTGTTCTAGAATGGCCATTTCGTAAGCTATTTTGGAATAGGGATAAATGCTTTGAAAACCTATTATGGAATAGTTATTTTGGAAGCTATAAGTTGAGAGGTGCAAGATATAAGTTGGGAGGTGCAGAATTTAAATGCctaagtgtgtgtgttttttagtGATAAGAATGGCCCAAGGtgctaacaaaaaaaagaatggCCCAAGGccccaaacaaacaaaaactacAAATGGACTAGTCTAGGGAATAATCCATATTAAGCAAAACACAGCAACCCACCGGAGCCAACTCCAGCTTCTTCatgagataaaaattaattcccATGATGATTTaacttaaaaagaatataacCAATGAATGGATTTGTTATTCATTTGagatattaaaaagaatatgaatTTTTGATGTGGATATAAATTGAAGCATCAAGGTTTGCACTTTAGAATGGTGGAGAGAAAGTGGGGAAGATgtggaattttttaaatttgaattgatttttttaatatataggaAATGTTTATTTCAGGAAATCTGATTCCTGCAAATATAAAGATGAGAATATATATTCTTATGTATATTACAAGTTTTTGAAAAGTAtttctaaatattatttatttataggaatgctataattttcttgtttatcatttttttttacattttatattcttcttaaaagatgatgaaaaagtgatattcacatgaaaatgtaaaaattcactgtctaatatatatgtaatttattttttttattgaaattattttaaattttaaaaattatttccagaaatattaaaatgtaacaatatatttttaaaaaatactcaaaaatGATATTCCTATATTATATTCCTAAGAATAATATTTCTGAAAATATAAGATAACTCCGTAAAATAAACGCCTTCTTTCCATTTTTGTTTCACTGTCtctccaataaaataaaatacaagaattatatatgttttctttACTATCTACTCAAGAATGAAGATATCAATATTATAAAGGAAAGACTAATTTAGCTTTCAACGTCATGTTTAGCAAATCTCGagttatatatgataataaaatagatAGATAATAGAACCAAATATAAGACTCCTACTGTCTGTCTTACATAAGCTAGAGACTTTGTTGACGAGAAGAAAATTTGCAATAGCAATCCCTCAAATCGTGTAAGTGAAAGCAACCCCAAACAATTCTAGGAgaagataaaaaacaacttagCTGGAAACAATTTTCCATAACAACAATATTATACTTTGAGCCCCACACCACTTTCAAATAGAATTAAAAGGATGCCTTCTTTTACCATCATTACAAACAATTAACGAGCTCTAGGCTGAAGCTACGGTTAATTTCCATCATTTGAAACAGACAATTTGAGGGGAGTAAACACTTGAGAGAACTACATTAATGAACAACCACATAATTTGACATTATATTTCAACTCAAAATTTTAAGGCTTGGATTTACCTAATTATATGATACTTAACTTTTTCACTTCTATCTCATATATGACTTCACTTCACACTTGTATTCCAACAAAAACTAGCATGTTGCCATTTATTTGTAAATGCTTGCAAGTTGAAATACATTTAATATGTAATTTCaaacatattatttaattttgactgaagtttattatatatttatctaaaaaatattaacaacacATTTTATAACATACTCTTTTGAAaagaactaaaatttattaaaaattattatttttgttaggtTTCACTACTCAATGAATATTTCTTCTAAACTTTGTAATTTCAGTAAATTTTAACTAGCAATAAATATACGTTATAAGTAGTGTCTTAATGA
The genomic region above belongs to Glycine max cultivar Williams 82 chromosome 14, Glycine_max_v4.0, whole genome shotgun sequence and contains:
- the LOC100813850 gene encoding PHD finger protein MALE MEIOCYTE DEATH 1 — its product is MSFALIEACKKRKRLPKFFRFNSFGDPGVVPIAPSGPFRDNVRVFLQNAGELEGYTVSGNPLWCILLIHDNSNAMAPLYTIEEHVDHSSHPFCDHCRCVGWSGHFVPKRRYHFIIPMDNGWHKPLDEDSIDNQKHLLHGVIHCNGYGHLLCVNGIEGGSKILSGREIIDLWDRICTNLRARKIAVEDVSCKRSMDLRLLHGVAYGHSWFGRWGYRFCRGSSGVREREYNEAMTMLGSLGLDMIVKDLSETKYKTEIQQIIRCYRDMSETHIISLRDLLRFMLTVKSSRAPVPKITDTYSAASDSTSSALTSRNSTKHTLPNRSNSMKEKSVRYKKFSSAVTNMDSRWPTRRLEFAAQVIVDALKENKTVKLGSGGMTRQDVRDAARLHIGDTGLLDYVLKSLNNVIIGNYVVRRMVNPSTRILEYTIHDLGKGSKAPEENKPEVMAHADQQVVESSWMLGNDVYSDALFLYKNVLLGYPDSEAVDTAVQTILDSRYFVKEWPVRDEMKEQVLTFICRLQPNFVDKKHELKGLACGEVVVVPLHATVGDLKRAAEAALRDTYCIAERLIVTDIKELMDVSDEEVLFGLIQSGVELCVRGIAIDLLTPLKYQGESESADNWKVRCECGAQDDDGERMVACDICEVWQHTRCYGIDDSETVPPLFVCTGCCDSVLVPSSRTESAAFGVDSVDSFLISEDPTTLLLDYEYGY